GAACCGTGCCGTGTGCAATGTACGGAATACAAACTACGTATATTCTTAACGCATATTTATTTGCAAAGTATTACTAACTTGTAAATTAATTAGGCGACTGATCTAAGTACCTTCATGAACCCTCAAACCTCACATTCTTTAGAAGtggtcaattaattaatttaacacatactttttttaaaaaaaaagagaactttTGAATCGAAGACATGTACTCCCTAAAATTTCTTGTttcttgaattaaaaaaatatagcgtGGACTTAACTCCAGAAGCAAGTAATTATAAAATAGCAGTTTTCCGGATCAAGCTAGCAAACTTgctttattctattttatactcaaaattttgactttgattGATTGATCTTAGCAGTTATCAAAGATTTATTTCCAAGAAAGAAAACTATCATGGCATTTTCTGATGATCTTAGTGATACCTGATTATCGCTGTTATCTAAAATatcaatctaataaaaaaatgatccaaaattaatattaaaaccTCCTCTCGTACGTATAGCGGACATCAAGTAATGTATATATGACATAAAACAATGCATAAAGCCTCTGAAAACGTGAAAAGGGTCGAGCAGAAACTGATTTCCCACTACAAGAAGCAGCCTAACGGATCTAGTAAGCTGTTGGTGGGTCATTTGAAGGGTCATAAACGATTCGATCTTTAAAAAGATCCTACCGGACCCAGTACAGTAGTTCAAAAACTCAAACAATTGTTGAAAGGTTGGAAATATCTTCTGCCAGCAAAGTAGATCCACGGTGTAACTAGcttatatgatttttatttttattttttgacctCTCCCTCTCGCTTTCTCTCGAGGCCGAGGCTGCCTCACCCCTGTAGCTAGTTCATCTCTCTAATAAATAAACGGATAACATGctacatttttttagaaaaaaaaaaaacctctaaaAGCGTCAAAATTAATCCGACATTATACATAGCTTAGATTTGTAGAGATAAAGTCAAATTGTAAGCCCACAATGTACTTCTCATCGTACGACTATAATCACTTATGCGTGAAGCCAAAATGGATTCATGCATCTAATCACATATTGTTGATGCAATGATCACCAAATCATGTTGGCCATCGAATGCTCTACGCTATCATGCAGGTCACCAATTTCCATGCACATGGGGTTTAGTGATGGGCTTACTTATACTTGACATGATAGAGCTACATGATTATTCCCCGgcccttaattaattatataaggccaaagaaatttattttgtgtccaatataaatatcataaatattatttttaagcaatttaaaattttagaaaattataattatttcgCATTCTTTAATATGGTGTTATAGAGCAAAGTTCTGATGTCGAATTCTACTTAATATTGAGaaattgttgaatataaatattataaattatattggCTGCGTGATTAGTTTGCTCTCCAAGTCTAACTTGATGtttaaaaataagtaattaatgttTCAGTCATTATAACCAATATATTTGATCTTTATGAGTACTATAATCTTTTCCGCACCTACGTCGCAACTCTATAAATACCCCCTTCAACTATTTTGTTTTCTCATCTAAGTATATACCAAAACCACCAAAATTTACTTCTATCAACTAAATTAACTAGACTTTATCCTCATGGCACAATTCCTAACCCTGAGCGTAAGAGCTTTTCTCTTCCTTACATTTTTCGCAACTATAACTATGGGGGCATATAATGTAGTAAACTACGGGGCGAGGCCCGACGGTCGGACCGACTCGGCGAAAGCTTTCCTTGGTGCATGGGCTGATGCTTGCGGGTCCAGCAAGCCCGCGACGATATACGTCCCTGCGGGGAGCTTCTTCGTCAGCCAAGCACTCTTTCAAGGGCCCTGCAAAAATTTCGATATCAAGATCGACATTGATGGGACCATTGTTGCCTCCTCGGACTATCGCGGAGGGGTGTTGGTTTGGTTGACGTTTAAATACGTCGATGGCTTGTCCATCTTCGGTGGGACTCTCGACGGCCAAGGCCAGGCTTTCTGGGCTTGCAAGACGGCTGGAGGGAACTGTCCATCAGGAACCACCGTAAGTTACTTTACATAAGATTACGTACGAGTTTTTGTTTAGAACTCTTGTAGAAGTACTGTTTAAGAAAAACTACTACAAAAATCtccaatttgaaactttttgcCTACCAACTGTATTAGCTACTACACAGATAGATAAACTTGTATGATAATTACAAATGAAACCAaagcaaatttaattttagatttgcAACTAAATAAGATCAGTGGTCTAATTATACTGCCATTCTAAACCATATCCTGTGCAGTCACTCAGCATAGGTATGTCAAAGAACGTTCTTATTAGCGGCCTGACGACGACGAACAGCAAGGGCTTCCACATATCCATTTTTGGGAGTAACGGCGTGACAGTGCAAGGCGCGAAGATCATTGCGCCCGGTAACAGCCCCAACACAGACGGCATCCATATCCAAATGTCGAGCGGCGTGACCGTCACGAGTAGCAGCATAAAGACGGGCGACGACTGCATCTCGATCGGTGAGGGGACGAGCAATGTGTGGATTGAGAAGATCGGCTGCGGTCCCGGTCACGGCATTAGGTGAGTTTTCACTAACTACTCGGCATCATAATATATGTAATCATTATAAAATTGGCAGTTTAAAGCTTAACCTAGTAGAGATCGGCAGCGTAACAACATATGTTTCCCTAACTATATATTTGTGATTATGCGACTTATGTTGTAGCATTGGAAGCTTGGGGGGGACGCCGTTGGGAGCCGGCGTGCAGAACATCACGGTGAAGTCGGTCGTCTTCACGGGGACGCAGAACGGGCTCAGGATCAAGACATGGGGGAAAGCGTACAGCGGATTCGTGAAGGACGTAACGTTCGAGCACGCCGTCATGCAGAATGTCCAGAACCCGATTGTTGTTGATCAAAACTATTGTCCTGGCGCCGTCAACTGTCCAGGCCAGGTATGGTTTTCGCATTTGTCACCAGGCCATATACGGTGGCACTCGACCTATTCGACATATCCGAGTTTCTTTAGTTCTTAATCTTGGTCGATCGTCGTATTTCAGAGCTCGGGGATTAAGATCAGCGGGCTGTCGTACACCGACATCCAGGGATCGTCGGCGACGCAGTTGGCGGTGAAGTTCGACTGCAGCCCGAGCAACCCGTGCGGCGGGATCAAGTTGCAGGACATCAGGCTCACGTATCAGAACCAGCAGGCGCAGTCCTACTGCAAGAATGCGGACGGGAGCGCATCTGGATTTGTTATTCCTCCGAGTTGCCTCtgacttttatatatatatatatatatatatatatatatatatatatatatatatatatatatatatatatatatatatatatatatatatatatatatatatatatatatatatatatatatatatatatatatatatatatatatatatatatatatatatatatatatatatatatatatatatatatatatatatatatatatatatatatatatatatatatatatatatatatatatatatataaacttctatatttttaaaaaagcatGCATTAAGACATTAGTGCTAGCAGGCTTTggatttttggatgaaaatttatagCTTTGGAATAATAGTGGTACTCTCGGGTTGAGTGGATGGGTTGAACAATATAGCTTGTATATGTGTAGTACaccgaatttttaatatttaagcaaatgtaaataaaaa
This region of Ananas comosus cultivar F153 unplaced genomic scaffold, ASM154086v1, whole genome shotgun sequence genomic DNA includes:
- the LOC109703951 gene encoding polygalacturonase-like, which codes for MGAYNVVNYGARPDGRTDSAKAFLGAWADACGSSKPATIYVPAGSFFVSQALFQGPCKNFDIKIDIDGTIVASSDYRGGVLVWLTFKYVDGLSIFGGTLDGQGQAFWACKTAGGNCPSGTTSLSIGMSKNVLISGLTTTNSKGFHISIFGSNGVTVQGAKIIAPGNSPNTDGIHIQMSSGVTVTSSSIKTGDDCISIGEGTSNVWIEKIGCGPGHGISIGSLGGTPLGAGVQNITVKSVVFTGTQNGLRIKTWGKAYSGFVKDVTFEHAVMQNVQNPIVVDQNYCPGAVNCPGQSSGIKISGLSYTDIQGSSATQLAVKFDCSPSNPCGGIKLQDIRLTYQNQQAQSYCKNADGSASGFVIPPSCL